One Pochonia chlamydosporia 170 chromosome 5, whole genome shotgun sequence DNA segment encodes these proteins:
- a CDS encoding arylsulfatase (similar to Aspergillus terreus NIH2624 XP_001211159.1) produces MGSHPDKKPNFLIILADDLGFSDPGCFGGEIRTPNIDRLAREGVRFTNFHAAAACSPTRAMIMTGTDHHIAGLGNLVEWSRASAQAAGKGKVVSTEPQRGMPGYEGYLNEKVVALPEILRQGGYETFMSGKWHLGMTKERSPTARGFERSVGMLAGCCNHYAYRPPGSENDLPGFMQTSHIAVHLEDNEYLKSLPDDWYSSDYYADKMVGYLKDRADRKEERPFFGYLAFTAPHWPLQAPQELIQHYRGQYDDGPEALRQSRMKRMIELGLMDPNTKPHPVVAEEVAEWENLSDEEKKKSARSMETFSGMVESMDINIGKVFDELERQGELDNTFVIFLSDNGAEGAAYEAYPMIRGPLLDHLDKYYDNSLENIGNANSFVWYGPRWAMASTAPSRLYKAYPTEGGVRVPAVVRYPPFASQRTSDTFATVMDLAPTILDMAGLSHPAPQWQGRKVVDMRGKSMVQWFRGTNETVHEKDFIQGWELLGRGAIRKGDWKAVFIPKPKGTEKWQLYNLKKDAGEVDDLAEQEPEILKELLVHWDQYVMENGVIPMQPELGEYVEALEGQMTEKGWMEYEFWHPGAIENPEPFIVKPQRFPSQRPKKAAWMEF; encoded by the exons ATGGGCTCTCACCCAGACAAGAAGCCAaacttcctcatcatcctcgccgatGACTTGGGATTTTCAGATCCAGGATGTTTCGGCGGCGAAATTAGAACCCCCAACATTGACCGATTGGCCAGGGAGGGCGTGAGGTTTACAAACTTccacgcagcagcagcttgttCGCCAACGAGAGCCATGATCATGACAGGGACGGACCATCACATTGCGGGATTGGGCAACCTGGTCGAGTGGTCGAGAGCAAGTGCCCAGGCAGCGGGGAAGGGAAAGGTTGTGTCAACAGAGCCCCAACGCG GCATGCCTGGGTATGAGGGCTACTTGAATGAGAAGGTGGTTGCGCTGCCTGAGATCCTCCGCCAAGGTGGCTATGAGACGTTCATGTCTGGAAAATGGCACTTGGGTATGACCAAGGAGCGGTCTCCTACTGCTCGTGGTTTTGAGAGATCAGTGGGCATGTTGGCTGGGTGCTGCAATCACTATGCGTATCGGCCACCCGGGTC CGAAAATGACTTGCCGGGATTTATGCAGACTTCCCATATTGCCGTCCACTTGGAGGACAATGAGTACCTGAAGAGCCTTCCGGATGATTGGTACTCGTCGGATTACTACGCGGATAAAATGGTCGGATATCTCAAGGACAGGGCGGACCGAAAAGAGGAGCGCCCCTTCTTTGGCTACCTTGCTTTCACGGCCCCTCACTGGCCGCTTCAGGCTCCCCAGGAACTCATACAACACTACAGAGGCCAGTATGACGACGGCCCAGAAGCTCTTCGACAGAGCCgcatgaagaggatgatTGAGCTGGGGTTGATGGATCCTAATACTAAGCCCCATCCCGTGGTAGCTGAGGAGGTGGCCGAGTGGGAGAACCTATcggatgaagagaagaaaaagagcgCCCGTAGCATGGAAACGTTTTCGGGCATGGTTGAG TCCATGGATATCAACATTGGAAAGGTATTTGACGAACTAGAGAGACAAGGAGAGTTGGACAACACCTTTGTCATATTCCTTAGCGACAACGGTGCCGAGGGCGCAGCGTACGAGGCGTATCCAATGATTCGCGGACCGCTTCTTGACCACTTGGACAAGTATTACGACAACAGCCTGGAGAATATTGGCAACGCCAACTCGTTTGTTT GGTATGGACCGCGATGGGCCATGGCATCCACAGCCCCGTCAAGGCTGTACAAGGCATATCCAACCGAAGGCGGCGTTCGCGTCCCGGCTGTTGTTCGCTATCCGCCATTCGCGTCTCAACGCACTTCTGATACTTTTGCGACAGTAATGGACCTTGCACCGACTATTCTTGACATGGCCGGTCTCAGTCATCCCGCTCCTCAGTGGCAGGGCCGCAAGGTCGTCGACATGCGAGGCAAGTCCATGGTACAGTGGTTCAGAGGCACCAATGAAACGGTCCACGAAAAGGACTTTATCCAGGGATGGGAGCTCCTTGGACGTGGTGCCATTAGGAAAGGAGACTGGAAGGCCGTCTTTATTCCCAAGCCAAAGGGCACGGAGAAGTGGCAGCTGTACAACCTCAAGAAGGATGCAGGCGAGGTGGACGATCTCGCGGAACAGGAGCCCGAAATTTTAAAGGAACTCCTAGTGCACTGGGACCAGTATGTCATGGAAAACGGCGTGATTCCCATGCAGCCAGAGTTGGGAGAGTACGTTGAGGCTCTCGAGGGCCAGATGACAGAgaagggatggatggagtACGAGTTTTGGCATCCTGGTGCGATTGAGAACCCGGAGCCGTTTATTGTGAAGCCTCAGAGATTCCCGAGTCAACGACCGAAGAAGGCGGCCTGGATGGAGTTTTGA
- a CDS encoding histidine acid phosphatase (similar to Colletotrichum gloeosporioides Nara gc5 XP_007287552.1), producing MHTGTIFVLTGLASSAAAATVHGALVFTRHGDRTTKWYKAQALTSLGAEQNRQVGGGYRERYLSSSSPDRILGISQDKYVSSQVFATAPDQGILMNTATAFLQGFYPPLGDIAPEIASQTLNNGTNSTAPLDGYQYVILHGINDNSPDTIWIKGDDECPAYTNSSKKFTKSTEFRQRDTSTRDFYAGFYDVLSSGVYNLKKEDMTYAHAFDIFDLVNVARIHNATSPARNVSDTNLDQLRTLADSAELGLNYNASETIRSVGAQTLSGVVLRQLNTTVSSRGKAPKFSLLAGSYDTFLAFFGLTGLLDVSPDFHGLPEYASSMAFELFTEDNADMFPSSVDSNLRVRWLFRNGTAGNLTGFPLFGSGEMSLPWPRFVSEMQKRAIVDVGDWCTKCSSKADFCAAYGDNVGAKDNEKSDGGSSGGMSNAVAGVVGAMVTLGVVAIVGAVAFVLLRRKTAAKTSADKTSVRSGSTDERENKV from the exons ATGCACACGGGAACTATCTTCGTCCTAACTGGCCTCGCCAGctcagctgctgctgcaactgtCCATGGCGCTCTGGTCTTCACCCGCCATGGCGATC GCACCACCAAGTGGTACAAAGCCCAGGCTCTCACAAGTCTTGGTGCCGAGCAAAATCgccaagttggcggcggatACCGTGAACGGTACttgtcctcatcctcaccagaCCGGATCCTCGGCATCTCCCAGGACAAATATGTCTCTTCACAAGTCTTTGCCACCGCTCCCGACCAGGGCATCCTCATGAACACGGCCACGGCCTTCCTCCAAGGCTTTTATCCTCCACTGGGAGATATTGCGCCTGAGATAGCCTCCCAAACCCTCAACAATGgcaccaacagcaccgcTCCCCTCGACGGCTACCAGTACGTTATTCTccacggcatcaacgacaactCCCCCGACACCATCTGGATCAAGGGCGATGACGAGTGTCCCGCATACACCAATTCGTCCAAGAAATTCACCAAGAGCACGGAATTCCGTCAGCGAGACACCTCCACCCGTGACTTCTACGCCGGCTTCTACGACGTCCTGTCCAGCGGCGTGTACAACCTCAAGAAAGAGGATATGACCTACGCACACGCCTTTGACATCTTTGACCTCGTAAACGTAGCGCGCATCCACAATGCCACATCACCGGCACGCAACGTCTCTGACACAAATCTCGACCAACTTCGCACTCTCGCCGACTCTGCCGAACTGGGCCTCAACTACAACGCCTCAGAAACCATTCGATCCGTCGGTGCGCAGACCCTTTCCGGCGTCGTGTTGCgacaactcaacaccacggTGTCGTCACGCGGCAAGGCTCCCAAGTTCTCCCTCCTGGCAGGTAGCTATGACACGTTTTTGGCATTCTTTGGTCTCACCGGCCTGCTTGACGTATCGCCCGACTTTCACGGCCTGCCCGAATACGCATCCAGCATGGCGTTTGAGCTGTTCACCGAAGACAACGCAGACATGTTCCCTTCGAGCGTCGACTCCAACCTCCGTGTGCGGTGGCTGTTTCGCAACGGCACAGCAGGAAACTTGACGGGCTTTCCGCTCTTTGGATCGGGGGAAATGTCGCTCCCGTGGCCGCGGTTCGTGAGCGAGATGCAGAAGCGGGCTATAGTGGATGTGGGCGACTGGTGCACGAAATGCTCTTCAAAAGCTGACTTTTGCGCTGCTTACGGAGACAATGTCGGTGCCAAGGACAATGAGAAGAGTGACGGGGGCAGCAGTGGTGGAATGTCGAACGCTGTGGCCGGCGTGGTTGGTGCCATGGTGACGCTGGGTGTGGTGGCTATTGtcggtgctgttgctttcgTCTTGCTCAGGAGAAAGACAGCTGCGAAAACGTCCGCCGACAAGACTAGCGTGCGAAGTGGGAGCACCGATGAGAGGGAGAATAAGGTGTAA
- a CDS encoding MED6 mediator sub complex component (similar to Metarhizium acridum CQMa 102 XP_007808405.1) codes for MDNPNEPPLDEIQWRSPQMLASMGGLHSNTILFYFAESPFFERTSNNAVITSQAMNNIAMYHFIQTREAFEGRLKTMSGLEFIVGEEPAETGPGMGTGVWVIRKQTRRKRYQEEDEITVHASFFVVGENIYMAPTLADILASRIMTISSAISKALPAAESVRKWRPAMGHVYQLPSHQPAGRAKGQDSKEDTPMPDGAAKAAPATQKDEVPMERAAEEAFMSHMRHGGEYVDENPITGRPGEFHLSSTGRKVVVPLPKKGPEGVGTMNGPAAINTKVDTKKDGKTGRTPKSASTPRLKRKKSKMSAANTPVAT; via the exons ATGGACAATCCAAACGAACCTCCCCTGGACGAGATCCAGTGGCGCTCCCCCCAAATGCTCGCCAGCATGGGCGGCCTGCATTCCAACACGATTCTCTTCTACTTTGCCGAGTCGCCCTTCTTCGAGCGCACCTCCAACAACGCCGtcatcaccagccaagccatgaacaacattgccatgTACCACTTTATCCAGACACGCGAGGCCTTTGAAGGACGACTAAAAACAATGTCTGGCCTCGAGTTCATCGTCGGCGAGGAACCAGCCGAGACGGGACCCGGAATGGGCACAGGAGTCTGGGTGATTCGAAAACAGACACGGCGAAAGCGCTAccaggaagaggatgaaaTTACGGTCCATGCGTCGTTTTTTGTGGTTGGCGAGAATATCTACATGGCGCCCACGCTGGCGGATATCCTGGCGTCCAGAATC ATGACGATATCGTCTGCTATTTCGAAAGCCCTACCAGCGGCGGAGAGCGTGCGCAAATGGCGACCAGCAATGGGCCATGTGTACCAAttgccttctcatcaacctgcTGGCCGGGCCAAGGGCCAAGACTCGAAAGAAGATACACCGATGCCAGATGGTGCTGCCAAAGCGGCGCCTGCGACACAGAAGGACGAAGTGCCGATGGAGAGGGCTGCAGAGGAGGCATTCATGTCGCACATGAGACATGGAGGTGAATATGTTGACGAGAATCCGATTACAGGACGGCCAGGGGAGTTCCATCTTTCATCGACTGGCAGAAAGGTCGTTGTTCCCTTGCCGAAGAAGGGCCCAGAGGGTGTGGGCACAATGAATGGTCCAGCGGCCATCAACACAAAAGTCGATACCAAAAAGGATGGCAAAACGGGACGGACGCCTAAATCTGCATCAACGCCTaggttgaagaggaagaagagcaagatgagcGCTGCAAATACGCCGGTTGCGACGTAA
- a CDS encoding PAS-like protein (similar to Cordyceps militaris CM01 XP_006673391.1), whose amino-acid sequence MSSAVDTVPPLSPATSSHSDLSFEEPEPDLSTKPLPFPPPPGSAGKLGESNEVLPALQVAGGDPEGLDPIAEEELDPGSFDLVRPVDQDGGTTGKYKLEHRSELLFSSRHLEAIFDDSAELHRFSQFLYKHRPASVPLLTYFLEALKALRAIEYSNAVLRKLGPLTDFDFTHEIFQAHPTSNQELQTKANAAFDILAREDLPMYITHVWIQTVSVSIRHRVMGMPSHASEGLAEVFCLTDPSRHDNPIVFMSEEFNRTTQYGVDYVIGRNCRFLQGPYTNAFSVTRIREKLENGIEHYETFLNYRRDGSPFMNLVMIAPLYDSRGVIRYFIGAQVDVSGLAMGCYDLGSLKRVVDEDSRRDAGEKVQNRTRDEFTQLAEILGPKELEIVRDRGGDMHRLPLQSETGLHRDEQIALTKPTADTARDSVQHARQSSKNRVILGDQDAQNAVPPLGDSMRPFSSSTTAAALAARHNGRLTGVYENYLLVRPYPSLRILFTSPSMRVPGILQSPLLDRIGGSSRMRDQLVQALANGQGVTAKVKWLTVNHRRHGHRAPKKRNSGDHPLEAHLRIDDHDDIEDPGRPRWLHCTPLVGSNGNVGVWMIVIIDEEPDANSHSSPRHVPITESKRPDSALSSRSVDDQNAPRPGHGASPLRAKLRPRRSSETLGFDPSKTQDASVTRAIHQQHSLNALRAPKPTLQTPGVAARFFNLEALSMATQAGSSTQQRRESNRSARASREADEERYTPLTWPLPPSSPAGLRRLREGSIRVPSMIRETSSERAVVWGNRSDGDASSIVSQGSAFTVRIEED is encoded by the exons ATGTCATCGGCCGTGGATACGGTGCCCCCTTTGTCCCCAGCTACGTCGAG CCACAGTGACCTTAGCTTTGAAGAACCCGAGCCTGATCTATCAACAAAGCCCCTGCCGTTTCCCCCTCCACCCGGATCTGCGGGAAAGCTTGGTGAAAGCAATGAAGTTCTCCCGGCTTTGCAAGTAGCAGGTGGTGATCCCGAGGGTCTGGATCCGATTGCCGAAGAGGAATTAGACCCTGGAAGTTTTGACCTGGTGCGACCAGTCGACCAAGATGGTGGCACCACGGGCAAATACAAGTTGGAGCACCGTTCCGAATTGCTCTTCTCAAGTCGCCATTTGGAGGCCATCTTTGACGATTCGGCAGAGCTGCATCGGTTTTCCCAGTTTCTATACAAGCACCGGCCCGCGTCAGTTCCACTATTGACGTACTTCTTGGAGGCTCTCAAGGCACTACGAGCCATCGAATACAGCAATGCTGTGTTGAGAAAGCTTGGACCACTGACCGACTTTGACTTTACACACGAGATCTTTCAGGCGCACCCAACGTCTAATCAGGAGTTGCAGACAAAGGCGAATGCTGCCTTTGACATACTAGCCCGTGAAGATCTTCCCATGTACATCACACATGTCTGGATTCAAACAGTGTCCGTGTCTATCAGACATCGGGTTATGGGCATGCCGAGCCATGCTTCTGAAGGCTTGGCCGAAGTGTTTTGCCTCACCGATCCGTCGAGGCACGACAACCCCATTGTGTTCATGTCTGAAGAGTTCAATCGGACTACGCAGTACGGGGTGGACTACGTCATCGGGAGAAACTGCCGCTTCCTGCAGGGACCGTATACAAATGCATTTAGCGTCACCCGTATCAGGGAAAAGCTAGAAAACGGAATCGAACACTATGAAACGTTCCTCAACTACAGGCGCGACGGTTCTCCATTTATGAACCTTGTCATG ATTGCGCCGTTGTACGACAGCCGGGGAGTTATTCGATACTTTATCGGCGCCCAGGTCGATgtgtctggcctggccatGGGCTGCTATGACCTTGGATCGCTGAAGCGAGTAGTTGATGAAGACTCACGGCGTGACGCAGGTGAAAAGGTTCAAAACCGCACCAGAGACGAATTCACCCAGTTAGCTGAGATACTTGGCCCGAAAGAACTCGAGATTGTCCGAGATCGTGGCGGCGACATGCATCGGCTTCCCCTGCAATCCGAGACGGGGCTGCATCGTGACGAGCAGAttgccttgaccaagccGACGGCGGACACTGCCCGAGACTCCGTGCAACATGCGCGCCAAAGCTCGAAGAATCGGGTCATCCTGGGCGATCAAGATGCACAGAATGCAGTGCCGCCGTTGGGGGATTCGATGCGACCATTCAGCTCCTCTACCACGGCAGCGGCCCTTGCCGCAAGACACAACGGCCGCCTTACGGGCGTTTATGAGAATTACCTGCTCGTCAGACCGTATCCGTCACTTCGGATCCTCTTCACAAGTCCTTCCATGCGCGTCCCTGGCATTCTGCAGTCACCGCTGCTGGATCGAATTGGAGGGTCTAGTCGCATGCGAGATCAGCTTGTCCAGGCTTTGGCCAACGGGCAAGGGGTCACGGCCAAGGTGAAATGGCTCACGGTGAACCATAGGAGACATGGTCACCGCGCTCCTAAAAAGAGGAATAGTGGCGACCACCCTTTGGAAGCACATCTGCGCATTGATGATCATGACGACATTGAGGACCCGGGCAGGCCTCGATGGCTTCACTGCACACCACTCGTGGGCTCCAACGGcaatgttggtgtttggatgATTGTCATCATAGATGAGGAACCAGACGCGAATAGCCATTCTTCCCCCCGTCACGTCCCCATCACGGAAAGCAAGCGGCCCGATAGTGCTTTATCAAGCAGATCCGTTGACGACCAGAATGCGCCACGTCCAGGCCATGGCGCATCGCCATTGAGAGCCAAACTCCGCCCGAGGCGGTCCTCAGAAACGCTTGGTTTCGACCCTTCCAAGACACAGGATGCATCAGTCACCAGGGCGATACACCAGCAGCATTCTCTCAACGCGCTCCGTGCTCCCAAACCGACACTGCAAACACCCGGCGTGGCTGCGCGGTTCTTCAACCTCGAggcattgtcaatggccacGCAGGCAGGCAGCTCTACCCAACAGCGCAGGGAAAGTAATCGCAGCGCCAGAGCCAGTCGGGAAGCGGACGAAGAGCGGTACACGCCGCTGACCTGGCCATTGCCGCCATCTAGTCCTGCTGGACTGAGGAGACTGCGTGAAGGGAGCATTAGAGTCCCGTCAATGATACGGGAGACGTCATCAGAACGGGCAGTTGTTTGGGGAAACAGGAGCGACGGAGACGCCTCTTCCATCGTGAGCCAGGGCTCGGCATTCACGGTGAGAATAGAAGAAGATTGA
- a CDS encoding DEAH-box RNA helicase (similar to Coccidioides immitis RS XP_001239198.1), translating into MAKFVPRQRKHKVLARQKAQENAQHDIQDTNQEILPAAQAERQQRKAQLKEELRQDGVKVSGKKAKRLEKYIDNKLRKDENRELLAKLAARRIDTSLFSSSRSLGQGKETKKQALSRALRESRAGLDGDDEILLEKIMEPVAEPDEDESEVDAGDVGPTNVDEAPTDKFTNLTSDAPKPIATASSKDTIGSGLKRPLEQDDEGRPLIKKKQKRGGIKSKAPLEAVEIIQPDELEYEEWGGFDSDDAASEENGVALDAESHSEVDSDIESDDDSGSEADTDEDSDEEESGGSEEDGEDEQPAQRSSAFKAWALQQRNEALGYEPAEANAGPLVIPKPENFVPRAPEQDPLPMELQPTENDSRKAFSVTVTRSPEIQEARMKLPVVSEEQRLMEAIHNNDIVVICGATGSGKTTQVPQFLYEAGYGSADSPTPGMVAVTQPRRVAAVSMSRRVAEELGDHSESVAYQIRFEGTVSDKTAVKFLTDGVLLREIAQDITLRKYSAIIIDEAHERSVNTDILIGMLSRVIKLRKELSEEDPTVKPLKLIIMSATLRIEDLTMNSTLFPTPPPVLEVEGRQHPVTIHFARKTHHDYVEEAFKKITRGHRKLPPGGFLVFLTGRNEILQLSKRLKAAFGGMTAAEGPKVKISASEAPMEVEDVEFGDVDDYGDEMADLPTDDEEDDEEEFQIEDDQEAAPMKIQVLPLYSLLPTREQLRVFEPAPEGTRQVILATNVAETSLTIPGTRFVFDCGRSKERQYDRRSGVQSYEIGWISKASANQRSGRAGRTGPGHCYRLYSSAVYERDCQPFADPELLRMPIEGIVLQLKSMNLQNVVNFPFPTPPERQSLAKAEKLLTYLSALSPAGDVTQIGKTMSVFPLAPRFARILLVGHLHGCLPYTIALVAGLSAAEVFLPEAQAIPALAAKDEVEIRTTADIIAEDRQANVRRVFNEVHKNFCYLDDRSDAIKLLQVVGEFAHEPTEEWCEKHFVRFKVLKEIQQLRKQITELLRNNIPSFANLKFQDKLDPPTPKQVNALKQMAAAGFVDQVAIRADLAPTPPEQYRKPKRAIDVPYLPLIPLYAIQGPDNDNLVYIHPTSPLAHQSTQECPEYIVYSYLQRATPSGLDPEKKPKTRMHALTDITGGQLSGLAKGTPLLSYGKPIKEVKAPAAVGEGSMTRECWVIPYLRAENTGGQGWPLPAKKVKQRKVPGKGWVVE; encoded by the coding sequence ATGGCCAAGTTTGTACCTCGTCAGAGGAAGCACAAGGTGCTTGCCCGACAAAAGGCCCAAGAAAATGCCCAGCATGATATTCAAGACACAAACCAGGAAATCCTGCCGGCAGCGCAGGCCGAGCGGCAACAGAGGAAGGCCCAATTGAAAGAAGAGCTGCGACAGGATGGCGTTAAAGTCAGTGGCAAAAAAGCAAAACGACTCGAGAAATATATCGACAATAAGTTGCGAAAAGACGAGAACCGTGAGCTCCTCGCCAAACTCGCTGCTCGCCGCATCGACACGTCCTTGTTTTCCAGCAGTCGGTCACTTGGGCAAGGGAAAGAGACCAAGAAACAGGCACTGTCGCGCGCATTGAGAGAATCAAGGGCTGGATTagacggcgacgatgagatTCTGTTGGAGAAGATAATGGAACCGGTGGCTGAGCCGGATGAGGACGAAAGTGAAGTCGATGCAGGCGATGTAGGGCCCACCAATGTCGACGAGGCACCCACGGACAAGTTTACGAATCTAACTTCAGATGCACCCAAACCAATTGCGACAGCTAGTAGCAAGGACACCATCGGATCTGGACTGAAGCGACCGTTGGAGCAGGACGACGAAGGCCGGCCACTCatcaagaagaaacaaaaacgtGGAGGAATCAAATCAAAGGCGCCACTGGAGGCTGTGGAAATAATACAACCTGATGAGCTGGAATATGAAGAGTGGGGTGGCTTTGACAGTGATGATGCAGCCTCGGAAGAGAATGGGGTGGCCCTGGATGCAGAAAGCCATTCTGAAGTTGACTCTGACATCGAAAGCGACGACGATTCAGGGTCAGAAGCGGACACGGACGAAGAcagcgacgaagaagaaTCTGGTGGCAGCGAGGAGGACGGTGAAGATGAGCAACCCGCGCAACGCTCCTCCGCGTTCAAAGCTTGGGCTCTGCAACAACGAAATGAGGCTCTAGGCTACGAGCCAGCCGAGGCAAATGCCGGGCCCTTGGTGATACCAAAGCCGGAGAATTTCGTTCCCAGAGCACCAGAACAGGATCCTCTTCCCATGGAGCTTCAGCCGACCGAGAACGATTCCAGAAAAGCCTTCAGCGTCACCGTTACTAGGTCACCCGAAATACAAGAAGCTCGCATGAAGCTGCCCGTCGTGTCCGAGGAACAGCGACTCATGGAGGCTATTCATAACAATGACATTGTAGTTATATGTGGTGCGACTGGCTCAGGAAAAACTACCCAAGTTCCGCAGTTTCTCTATGAAGCAGGGTACGGCTCTGCCGACTCACCGACGCCAGGAATGGTGGCAGTCACACAACCTCGACGAGTTGCTGCCGTGTCCATGTCCCGAAGAGTGGCAGAGGAGCTTGGTGATCACTCAGAGTCTGTGGCCTACCAGATTCGATTCGAAGGCACAGTGTCCGATAAGACTGCCGTCAAGTTCTTGACTGATGGCGTCTTGCTCCGGGAAATTGCGCAAGACATTACCCTGCGCAAGTACTCTGCCATTATTATTGACGAAGCACACGAAAGAAGCGTCAACACCGACATTTTGATTGGTATGCTCAGCCGAGTTATCAAACTCCGCAAAGAGTTATCGGAAGAGGACCCGACGGTGAAGCCTCtgaaactcatcatcatgtctgCAACCCTCAGAATAGAAGACCTGACAATGAACTCGACACTGTTTCCCACCCCGCCGCCGGTGCTCGAGGTGGAAGGGCGACAACATCCAGTCACCATTCACTTTGCGCGGAAGACGCACCACGACTATGTCGAGGAGGCGTTTAAGAAAATTACTCGTGGCCACCGAAAACTACCCCCCGGaggcttcttggtcttcCTCACAGGACGCAACGAGATTCTCCAACTAAGTAAGCGATTGAAGGCTGCATTTGGAGGCATGACGGCGGCAGAGGGACCAAAAGTGAAGATATCAGCAAGCGAGGCCCCCATGGAGGTGGAAGATGTTGAATTCGGTGACGTCGACGACTACGGGGACGAGATGGCGGATTTACCAActgacgatgaggaagacgacgaagaagagttCCAGATTGAAGATGACCAGGAGGCGGCGCCAATGAAGATCCAAGTTCTACCCTTGTACTCGCTGCTACCAACACGAGAACAACTTCGGGTCTTTGAGCCTGCTCCTGAGGGCACTCGTCAAGTGATTTTGGCCACCAATGTAGCGGAAACTAGTTTGACCATTCCCGGAACGAGATTTGTCTTTGACTGTGGTCGGTCCAAGGAGCGACAGTACGACAGACGAAGCGGAGTTCAGAGCTACGAAATTGGCTGGATCAGCAAAGCCAGTGCAAACCAGCGATCTGGTCGTGCTGGTCGAACGGGACCAGGACATTGCTACCGCCTGTACTCGTCGGCAGTGTATGAGCGAGACTGTCAGCCATTTGCAGACCCCGAGCTGCTTCGCATGCCAATCGAGGGCATCGTGCTGCAGCTCAAGTCGATGAATCTGCAAAACGTTGTCAACTTTCCTTTTCCCACGCCTCCAGAACGACAGagcttggccaaggctgagaagcttCTTACCTACCTATCTGCTTTGTCGCCGGCCGGGGACGTGACACAAATCGGCAAGACAATGTCCGTATTCCCACTCGCACCCCGATTCGCTAGAATCCTGCTCGTCGGCCATCTACACGGTTGCCTCCCCTACACCATTGCCTTGGTGGCTGGCCTCTCTGCCGCCGAAGTCTTTCTCCCAGAGGCCCAAGCAATCCCTGCGCTGGCGGCCAAAGACGAGGTGGAGATTCGCACAACGGCCGACATCATCGCTGAAGACCGGCAGGCCAATGTGCGTCGCGTGTTCAACGAGGTCCATAAGAACTTTTGCTACCTGGACGACCGATCTGATGCTATCAAGCTGCTCCAGGTGGTGGGCGAGTTTGCACATGAACCGACCGAGGAATGGTGCGAGAAGCATTTTGTGCGATTCAAGGTCCTCAAGGAAATTCAGCAGCTACGAAAGCAAATCACCGAACTCCTCCGCAATAACATTCCCTCGTTTGCCAACCTCAAGTTCCAGGACAAGCTGGAtccgccaacaccaaaacaagTCAACGCCCTGAAGCAGATGGCAGCGGCCGGTTTCGTGGACCAGGTCGCCATTCGCGCCGACTTGGCTCCGACACCGCCAGAACAATACAGAAAACCCAAGCGCGCCATCGACGTTCCCTATCTACCACTCATCCCTCTGTACGCCATCCAAGGTCCTGACAATGACAACTTGGTCTACATCCATCCAACGTCACCACTTGCGCACCAAAGCACCCAGGAGTGCCCCGAGTACATTGTCTACTCGTATCTGCAACGCGCAACACCGTCCGGCTTGGATCCTGAGAAGAAGCCTAAGACGCGAATGCACGCGCTGACAGATATTACAGGCGGGCAATTATCCGGTCTGGCAAAGGGCACGCCGTTGCTCAGCTACGGCAAACCGATCAAGGAGGTCAAGGCCCCTGCCGCCGTTGGGGAGGGTTCCATGACGAGAGAGTGCTGGGTCATTCCCTATCTACGGGCTGAGAATACGGGAGGGCAAGGCTGGCCGTTGCccgccaagaaggtcaagcaaAGAAAGGTTCCCGGCAAAGGATGGGTTGTAGAATAG